The proteins below come from a single Prochlorococcus marinus str. MIT 9215 genomic window:
- the thiS gene encoding sulfur carrier protein ThiS produces the protein MKIRVNGEEKKIELDQKNALLSTALHHMGYKPNTIVVELNNLIINSIKWEKVKLKDGDNLEIVSIVGGG, from the coding sequence ATGAAAATTAGGGTAAATGGAGAAGAAAAAAAAATAGAACTTGATCAAAAAAATGCTCTACTATCTACTGCTCTTCACCATATGGGATATAAACCAAACACAATTGTAGTGGAGTTAAATAATTTAATTATAAATTCAATAAAATGGGAAAAAGTGAAGCTTAAAGATGGTGATAATCTAGAAATTGTTTCAATAGTTGGTGGTGGATAA
- the larB gene encoding nickel pincer cofactor biosynthesis protein LarB, which produces MNFDIKFDFQRRDRLGLIEAIWGQDKSIDQLERLCRNVLSKNEVVFITRINSEKANYLLNLYDDARFHEEANCLTIGKNFNKIITNKKVAIISGGSSDLAVTLEAQLALEIYGVNCQSFIDVGVAGLHRLMSQLEEINKYDVLIVFAGMEGALATVVGGLLAQPIIAVPVSVGYGVSKDGETALNSMLSSCSPGIAVMNIDNGYGAAMAALRIIKSIS; this is translated from the coding sequence ATGAATTTTGATATCAAGTTTGATTTTCAAAGAAGAGATAGGCTTGGACTCATCGAGGCTATTTGGGGGCAAGATAAGAGTATCGACCAATTAGAAAGATTATGTAGAAATGTATTAAGTAAAAATGAGGTTGTTTTCATTACTAGGATTAATAGTGAAAAGGCTAATTATCTTTTAAATTTGTATGATGATGCACGATTCCATGAAGAAGCAAATTGCCTAACAATTGGGAAAAATTTTAATAAAATAATTACGAATAAAAAAGTTGCCATAATTTCAGGCGGCTCAAGCGATTTGGCCGTAACACTTGAAGCACAATTAGCTCTCGAAATTTATGGAGTGAATTGTCAATCTTTTATAGATGTTGGAGTAGCGGGACTTCATCGATTGATGAGTCAGTTAGAAGAAATTAATAAATATGATGTATTAATAGTTTTTGCTGGAATGGAAGGAGCTTTGGCAACTGTTGTGGGCGGATTGTTGGCTCAACCGATAATTGCAGTACCTGTCTCAGTAGGATACGGCGTTAGCAAGGATGGAGAAACTGCTTTAAATAGTATGTTGTCAAGCTGTTCTCCAGGCATTGCAGTTATGAATATAGATAATGGTTACGGAGCAGCAATGGCGGCTCTCAGAATTATTAAAAGTATTTCTTAA
- a CDS encoding TIGR03792 family protein, which translates to MKLNLNFKKHLQKFCLVLICSIILIFQSDISNLKALSMDIYQGEMVIEELRLKVPADIKAAWLNAEKEIWEPWLSSQDGFLGRQLFWDKEKEEALILVNWKNKKLWKNIPMSEVNLVQQKFEDNVKAALNVGDNPFKLIYEGELDKQR; encoded by the coding sequence ATGAAATTAAATTTAAATTTTAAAAAACATTTGCAAAAATTTTGTTTAGTATTAATTTGCTCAATAATTTTAATATTTCAATCTGATATTTCTAATTTAAAAGCTCTTTCTATGGATATTTATCAAGGTGAAATGGTCATAGAGGAATTAAGACTTAAAGTACCTGCCGATATAAAAGCAGCATGGTTGAATGCTGAAAAAGAAATATGGGAGCCATGGCTATCTTCTCAAGATGGTTTTTTGGGGAGACAATTATTTTGGGATAAAGAAAAAGAAGAAGCTTTAATATTGGTAAATTGGAAAAATAAAAAATTATGGAAAAACATACCAATGTCAGAAGTAAATTTAGTTCAACAAAAATTTGAAGATAATGTTAAAGCTGCTCTAAATGTAGGCGATAATCCTTTTAAATTGATTTATGAGGGAGAATTAGATAAACAAAGATGA
- the ispF gene encoding 2-C-methyl-D-erythritol 2,4-cyclodiphosphate synthase: MTSKSPKFRIGNGYDIHRLEIGRKLIIGGVKLNHPDNLGLDGHSDADVLSHSIMDALLGALSLGDIGKYFPPSDEKWKDVDSLILLSKVIDLVRKQGWEINNIDSVIVAERPKIKPYVEIMKRNLSKTLKIDDSFIGIKATTNEKLGPEGREEGISCHSVVLLEKK; encoded by the coding sequence ATGACTAGTAAATCTCCAAAGTTTCGCATTGGTAATGGATATGATATTCATAGACTAGAAATTGGGAGAAAACTCATCATAGGTGGAGTAAAATTAAACCATCCTGATAATTTGGGATTAGATGGTCATAGTGATGCAGATGTATTAAGCCATTCAATAATGGATGCCTTATTGGGAGCATTGTCTCTAGGAGATATAGGAAAATATTTTCCTCCCTCAGATGAAAAATGGAAAGATGTAGATAGTCTAATTTTGTTATCGAAAGTTATTGATTTAGTTAGAAAGCAAGGTTGGGAAATAAATAATATTGATAGTGTAATTGTTGCTGAAAGACCAAAGATTAAACCATACGTTGAAATAATGAAAAGAAATCTTTCTAAAACTTTAAAAATAGATGATAGTTTTATTGGAATAAAAGCAACTACGAATGAAAAATTGGGTCCTGAAGGGAGAGAAGAGGGTATAAGTTGCCATTCAGTAGTGCTACTTGAGAAAAAATGA
- a CDS encoding MBL fold metallo-hydrolase, with protein sequence MKFTVISHACLYIEFLNTRLLIDPWFIGSCYWRSWWNYPEPNIDLISSLKPTHIYITHLHWDHYHGASLRKVQKYQPEIILPKHFNKRMLGDFIKDFRFKKITEIDHGKTYNIGKDFNITSYQFNPIIIDSSLVIEANNVCLLNANDAKVFGLSLKQIVSSHKQFDFVFRSHSSAGPIPHCVRGADPNKSDRSPTDYCNDFINFGKATQGKYIIPFASSHIYLHPKTKKYNSYYSNPQMVKEIFDEQNNSYQNCVLMSSGSMWSKESGFKTINHDYSHIKTHINEATKKNKEKIEESLKRNERSFLKERYFYAYFRKFIKSTFFPFNLPFKFAFLIEEIPTNTIFLCIIDGKKKNTDILKIKNESEIFQNHLSFVIKTSTQIFNDCNKKIMHNTFAASKLLEIILISSNSNKNLNKYLALIDFYENDCLPITKLFSIRNTLIILRRWREFFDVFYYLYLMKIRRKKISDLW encoded by the coding sequence TTGAAGTTCACAGTCATAAGTCATGCATGTTTATATATTGAGTTTTTAAATACACGACTTCTAATAGATCCTTGGTTTATTGGTTCGTGTTATTGGAGAAGTTGGTGGAATTATCCTGAGCCCAATATTGATTTAATTTCATCTTTAAAACCTACCCACATCTATATAACTCATCTCCATTGGGATCATTATCATGGAGCAAGTTTAAGAAAAGTTCAAAAATATCAGCCAGAAATAATTTTACCTAAACACTTTAATAAAAGAATGTTAGGTGACTTCATCAAAGATTTTAGATTTAAAAAAATAACTGAAATTGATCACGGCAAAACTTATAATATTGGTAAGGATTTTAATATCACAAGCTATCAATTTAACCCTATCATTATTGATTCATCTCTTGTTATAGAAGCTAATAATGTTTGTTTATTAAATGCAAATGATGCTAAGGTTTTTGGTCTAAGTCTCAAACAAATTGTATCTAGTCACAAACAATTTGATTTTGTTTTCAGAAGTCATTCAAGTGCTGGTCCCATTCCCCATTGTGTAAGAGGAGCAGATCCTAATAAAAGTGATAGATCCCCAACTGATTACTGTAATGATTTTATTAATTTTGGGAAAGCTACCCAAGGTAAATATATAATCCCATTTGCTAGCTCCCATATTTACTTACATCCAAAAACAAAAAAATATAATTCTTACTACAGTAACCCTCAAATGGTTAAGGAAATTTTTGATGAGCAAAATAATTCGTATCAGAATTGTGTATTGATGTCCTCAGGTAGCATGTGGTCTAAAGAATCAGGATTTAAAACAATTAATCATGATTACTCGCATATAAAAACACATATTAATGAAGCAACCAAAAAAAATAAAGAAAAAATAGAGGAATCTCTGAAAAGAAATGAAAGATCGTTTTTGAAAGAAAGATATTTTTACGCATATTTTAGAAAATTTATAAAATCTACTTTCTTTCCTTTCAATCTTCCTTTTAAATTCGCTTTTTTGATTGAAGAGATCCCAACTAATACAATTTTTCTATGCATCATTGATGGTAAAAAGAAAAATACTGACATATTAAAAATAAAAAATGAGTCTGAGATTTTTCAAAATCATTTAAGTTTCGTTATAAAAACTTCAACGCAAATATTTAATGACTGTAATAAAAAAATCATGCACAATACTTTTGCTGCATCCAAATTATTAGAAATAATTTTAATTAGTTCAAATTCAAATAAAAATTTAAATAAATATCTAGCGTTAATTGATTTTTATGAGAATGATTGCCTACCTATAACAAAATTATTTTCAATTAGGAACACTTTAATTATTCTGAGAAGATGGAGAGAGTTTTTTGATGTTTTTTACTACCTTTATTTAATGAAGATAAGACGAAAAAAAATATCAGACTTATGGTAA